The Brachyhypopomus gauderio isolate BG-103 chromosome 2, BGAUD_0.2, whole genome shotgun sequence genome contains a region encoding:
- the serpini1 gene encoding neuroserpin, with product MLMLGLALLLLLRARGCRATDAPDDVTAEFSVRLYHQLQMAGGEEDNIIFSPLSVAVGLGMVELGARGSSLEQIRQAVGYNHIREDEEFSALRNLTQALATDEAQYVVRLANSLFLQTGVSFSPDFLRLTKHYFHAQAETVDFSEAAAVAEHINSWVQNHTENKIQDLVSPEDFSSVTRITLVNAVYFRGSWKNQFRPENTRTFSFSKDDGSEVQTLMMYQLGDFYYGEFSDGTTEAGGIYQVLEMPYEGEDLSMTIVLPRQEVPLASLEPIIKAQLLEDWANNVKKQKVEVYLPRFKVEQKIDLRDTLQQLGIKNIFTKDADLSAMMAEMSEGKELFIGKAVQKTYLEVTEEGAEGAAGSGMITLTRTMVLYPQVMADHPFFFVIRNRKTGSVLFMGRVMNPEVIEPFDQDFDSV from the exons ATGTTGATGCTCGGCCTCGCACTGCTGCTGTTGCTACGGGCACGTGGCTGCCGGGCAACGGACGCCCCCGACGACGTGACGGCCGAGTTCTCGGTCAGACTGTACCACCAGCTCCAGATggcagggggagaggaggacaaCATCATCTTTTCCCCGCTGAGTGTGGCGGTGGGCCTGGGCATGGTGGAGCTGGGGGCCAGGGGGTCCTCGCTGGAGCAGATCAGGCAGGCTGTGGGCTACAACCACATACGAGAAG ACGAGGAGTTCTCCGCTCTGAGGAACCTGACGCAGGCGCTGGCCACAGACGAGGCGCAGTACGTGGTGCGTCTGGCCAACTCGCTCTTCCTGCAGACAGGAGTGAGCTTCAGCCCGGACTTCCTGCGCCTGACAAAGCACTACTTCCACGCCCAGGCAGAGACGGTGGACTTCAGCGAGGCGGCGGCCGTGGCCGAACACATCAACTCCTGGGTGCAGAACCACACCGAGA ATAAGATCCAGGACCTGGTGTCCCCAGAAGACTTCAGCAGTGTGACCAGGATCACCCTGGTCAACGCTGTCTACTTCAGGGGCAGCTGGAAGAACCAGTTCCGGCCCGAGAACACAAGGACCTTCTCCTTCAGCAAGGATGATGGCAGTGAGGTGCAGACGCTAATGATGTACCAGCTAGGAGACTTCTACTACG GTGAGTTTAGCGACGGCACCACGGAGGCGGGCGGCATCTACCAGGTGCTGGAGATGCCGTACGAGGGTGAAGACTTGAGCATGACAATTGTGCTGCCCAGGCAGGAGGTCCCTCTGGCCAGCCTGGAGCCCATCATCAAGGCCCAGTTGCTGGAGGACTGGGCCAACAATGTGAAGAAACAGAAGGTGGAGGTCTACCTGCCCAG GTTTAAAGTGGAGCAGAAGATTGACCTGAGAGACACTCTGCAACAACTGGGCATCAAAAACATCTTCACTAAAGACGCAGACCTGTCAGCCATGATGGCTGAGATGTCAG aggggaaggagctgTTCATAGGGAAAGCTGTGCAGAAGACTTATCTGGAAGTGACAGAGGAGGGGGCGGAGGGGGCAGCCGGCTCAG GGATGATTACTCTCACCAGGACCATGGTGCTGTACCCACAGGTCATGGCTGACCACCCATTCTTCTTTGTCATCAGAAATAGGAAGACAG GATCCGTTCTTTTCATGGGCAGAGTCATGAACCCTGAGGTCATCGAACCCTTCGATCAGGATTTTGACTCCGTGTAA
- the golim4a gene encoding Golgi integral membrane protein 4a isoform X3: protein MGNGACSRKQRKIFQWLLLITVVFGVIYGGMVSYEMHKQLKRTEALALKYQQHQESLSAQLQVVYEHRSRLEKSLQKERVEHKKAKEDFMLFKLEAQQSLSKEKQDAQNKFSSLHSQHQMLKNQHDDLKKQFYELQDQHQAQGQDHSKVLNEHQQKFDELQHTKELEMAKLKESVYNLREENKQLRKAHQEIHVQLQDTRPQQREEKPVENEVEGQPPGAEEEEEHGQQEEDLRHNLPDENMVDQHVTERVEGGRVELEKPLYVQQQEQQRLAKERQQREEQQRREREEQQRREREEQQHREREEQQHREREEQQRREREEQQRREREEQQRRGAELREQQLREDQLRNGQRFNMDSGVVHGDEDPEAEGDAEGNDLHEEEQRFDGDQHGHQDEHHMESEVDPADDPNNQGEDEFEEAEQQVHEEEADEEHVHPGHRDANRERRHEPPADEQLVMAGNPDQQEDNLEEQYQEEGDDEAQDELADDQKAEELGEHETDPYNEENGEQEEAEPEDRQPVKGANEEENYEEEEEEEPEEDGNHRAEM from the exons ATGGGCAACGGGGCATGCTCCAGGAAACAGCGCAAGATCTTCCAGTGGCTTCTGCTCATCACGGTGGTTTTTGGAGTAATATACGGTGGGATGGTGTCGTACGAAATGCATAAACAACTGAAGAGGACGGAGGCGCTGGCACTGAAGTACCAACAGCACCAAGAATCACTGTCCGCACAGCTTCAAG TTGTGTACGAGCATCGGTCCAGACTGGAGAAATCTCTACAGAAAGAGCGTGTGGAGCACAAGAAAGCCAAAGAAG ACTTCATGCTGTTTAAACTAGAGGCTCAGCAGTCTCTCAGTAAGGAGAAG CAAGATGCCCAAAACAAGTTCAGCTCCCTACACTCTCAGCACCAGATGCTTAAG AACCAGCACGATGACCTGAAGAAGCAGTTCTACGAGCTCCAGGACCAACACCAGGCCCAGGGCCAAGACCACAGCAAGGTCCTGAATGAACACCAGCAGAAGTTCGACGAGCTGCAACACACCAAGGAGCTGGAGATGGCCAAGCTGAAAG AAAGCGTGTATAATCTGCGGGAGGAGAATAAACAGCTCAGGAAGGCTCATCAAGAGATCCATGTTCAACTTCAGGATACAAGG ccgcAGCAGCGTGAGGAGAAACCTGTGGAGAACGAGGTGGAGGGGCAGCCGCCCggagctgaggaagaggaggagcacgGTCAGCAAGAGGAAGACCTGCGGCACAACCTGCCCGATGAGAACATGGTGGATCAACACGTCACAGAGAGG GTGGAGGGAGGACGGGTGGAGCTGGAGAAGCCGCTGTATGTACAACAGCAGGAGCAACAACGACTGGCTAAAGAGCGgcagcagagggaggagcaacagcgcagggagagggaggagcaacagcgcagggagagggaggagcaacagcacagggagagggaggagcaacagcacagggagagggaggagcaacagcgcagggagagggaggagcaacagcgcagggagagggaggagcaacAGCGCAGGGGGGCGGAGCTCCGGGAGCAGCAGCTCCGGGAGGACCAGCTCAG AAATGGGCAACGGTTTAACATGGATTCTGGTGTTGTCCATGGAGATGAGGACCCAGAGGCTGAGGGTGATGCAG AGGGAAATGATCTGCACGAAGAAGAGCAGAGGTTTGATGGAGATCAGCATGGGCATCAGGATGAG CACCACATGGAGTCAGAGGTCGATCCAGCAGATGACCCCAACAACCAGGGAGAGGACGAGTTTGAGGAGGCCGAGCAGCAGGTCCACGAGGAAGAGGCCGATGAAGAACACGTCCACCCCGGCCACCGTGACGCAAACCGTGAGCGCAGACATGAGCCTCCAGCAGACGAACAGCTGGTG ATGGCAGGAAATCCAGACCAGCAGGAAGACAACTTGGAAGAGCAGTATCAGGAGGAGGGAGATGAcgag GCTCAGGATGAGTTGGCTGATGATCAGAAAGCAGAGGAGCTTGGGGAACATGAGACAGACCCTTACAACGAGGAGAACGGAGAGCAG gaggaggcggagcctgaaGACCGACAACCCGTCAAAGGGGCCAATGAGGAGGAGAACTacgaagaagaggaggaggaggagccagaggAAGACGGCAATCACAGGGCAGAGATGTGA
- the LOC143508793 gene encoding uncharacterized protein LOC143508793 isoform X2 — protein MDVKVILVLELPSNRFRFISWHHLEEHDIRGDQLACPRVREGPEDERCVRGEEVSPRNVGGRRRRRRDEAQRWEERLQENWENCVELNLSYQDLGDPYQLENFTRILKRLIRVEHLQLVDNALRDLSSVRLPRCKRLNLHRNHFTSFGQLPKVPALQHLCLSENRISCLGELWLLGTAPLQSLTLKHNPCEFLEDYRSRVFTCLPKLKVLDGIPKLPEDSVPPQLPACSRLCVIL, from the exons ATGGACGTAAAGGTGATCCTGGTCTTAGAG CTGCCCTCCAACCGCTTCAGGTTCATCTCCTGGCATCACCTCGAGGAGCACGACATTCGTGGAGACCAGCTCGCTTGCCCCAGGGTCAGAGAAG GACCGGAGGATGAACGCTGCGTCAGAGGTGAAGAGGTCTCCCCCAGGAATGTcggtgggaggaggaggaggagacgggATGAAGCTCAAAGGTGGGAGGAGAGGCTACAGGAGAACTGGGAAAACTGCGTG GAGTTGAATCTGTCCTACCAGGACCTGGGGGATCCGTACCAGCTGGAGAACTTCACGCGGATCCTCAAGAGACTGATCCGTGTGGAGCACCTGCAGCTGGTGGACAACGCGCTGCGGGACCTCAGCTCTGTCCGACTGCCACG ATGTAAAAGACTGAATCTGCACCGGAACCATTTTACGTCCTTCGGTCAGCTGCCAAAGGTTCCCGCGCTCCAGCACCTGTGCCTGTCTGAGAACAGGATCTCCTGTCTGGGAGAGCTGTGGCTCCTGGGGACCGCCCCACTACAGTCGCTCACCCTCAAACACAACCCCTGTGAGTTCCTGGAGGACTACCGCTCACG AGTGTTCACCTGTTTGCCAAAGCTCAAAGTTTTGGATGGCATTCCAAAATTGCCAGAAGATTCCGTGCCTCCACAGCTCCCAGCATGCTCCAGGCTCTGTGTCATTCTATGA
- the LOC143508793 gene encoding uncharacterized protein LOC143508793 isoform X1 has protein sequence MSESSSGVNTNSGSFPISHSSHCSEISETHTPLSADSGIDATPLPSNRFRFISWHHLEEHDIRGDQLACPRVREGPEDERCVRGEEVSPRNVGGRRRRRRDEAQRWEERLQENWENCVELNLSYQDLGDPYQLENFTRILKRLIRVEHLQLVDNALRDLSSVRLPRCKRLNLHRNHFTSFGQLPKVPALQHLCLSENRISCLGELWLLGTAPLQSLTLKHNPCEFLEDYRSRVFTCLPKLKVLDGIPKLPEDSVPPQLPACSRLCVIL, from the exons ATGTCCGAAAG TTCTTCGGGAGTGAACACGAACAGCGGCAGTTTCCCGATATCTCACTCCTCCCACTGCTCTGAGATCAGTgagacacacacccctctctccgCGGACTCGGGCATCGACGCCACTCCT CTGCCCTCCAACCGCTTCAGGTTCATCTCCTGGCATCACCTCGAGGAGCACGACATTCGTGGAGACCAGCTCGCTTGCCCCAGGGTCAGAGAAG GACCGGAGGATGAACGCTGCGTCAGAGGTGAAGAGGTCTCCCCCAGGAATGTcggtgggaggaggaggaggagacgggATGAAGCTCAAAGGTGGGAGGAGAGGCTACAGGAGAACTGGGAAAACTGCGTG GAGTTGAATCTGTCCTACCAGGACCTGGGGGATCCGTACCAGCTGGAGAACTTCACGCGGATCCTCAAGAGACTGATCCGTGTGGAGCACCTGCAGCTGGTGGACAACGCGCTGCGGGACCTCAGCTCTGTCCGACTGCCACG ATGTAAAAGACTGAATCTGCACCGGAACCATTTTACGTCCTTCGGTCAGCTGCCAAAGGTTCCCGCGCTCCAGCACCTGTGCCTGTCTGAGAACAGGATCTCCTGTCTGGGAGAGCTGTGGCTCCTGGGGACCGCCCCACTACAGTCGCTCACCCTCAAACACAACCCCTGTGAGTTCCTGGAGGACTACCGCTCACG AGTGTTCACCTGTTTGCCAAAGCTCAAAGTTTTGGATGGCATTCCAAAATTGCCAGAAGATTCCGTGCCTCCACAGCTCCCAGCATGCTCCAGGCTCTGTGTCATTCTATGA
- the golim4a gene encoding Golgi integral membrane protein 4a isoform X2 — protein sequence MGNGACSRKQRKIFQWLLLITVVFGVIYGGMVSYEMHKQLKRTEALALKYQQHQESLSAQLQVVYEHRSRLEKSLQKERVEHKKAKEDFMLFKLEAQQSLSKEKQDAQNKFSSLHSQHQMLKNQHDDLKKQFYELQDQHQAQGQDHSKVLNEHQQKFDELQHTKELEMAKLKESVYNLREENKQLRKAHQEIHVQLQDTRVQVDEFKHLKERLNKMPSVREPAEKQPPTAGLHIHPAGRDHVAPLAQRQDAAARPQQREEKPVENEVEGQPPGAEEEEEHGQQEEDLRHNLPDENMVDQHVTERVEGGRVELEKPLYVQQQEQQRLAKERQQREEQQRREREEQQRREREEQQHREREEQQHREREEQQRREREEQQRREREEQQRRGAELREQQLREDQLRNGQRFNMDSGVVHGDEDPEAEGDAEGNDLHEEEQRFDGDQHGHQDEHHMESEVDPADDPNNQGEDEFEEAEQQVHEEEADEEHVHPGHRDANRERRHEPPADEQLVMAGNPDQQEDNLEEQYQEEGDDEAQDELADDQKAEELGEHETDPYNEENGEQEEAEPEDRQPVKGANEEENYEEEEEEEPEEDGNHRAEM from the exons ATGGGCAACGGGGCATGCTCCAGGAAACAGCGCAAGATCTTCCAGTGGCTTCTGCTCATCACGGTGGTTTTTGGAGTAATATACGGTGGGATGGTGTCGTACGAAATGCATAAACAACTGAAGAGGACGGAGGCGCTGGCACTGAAGTACCAACAGCACCAAGAATCACTGTCCGCACAGCTTCAAG TTGTGTACGAGCATCGGTCCAGACTGGAGAAATCTCTACAGAAAGAGCGTGTGGAGCACAAGAAAGCCAAAGAAG ACTTCATGCTGTTTAAACTAGAGGCTCAGCAGTCTCTCAGTAAGGAGAAG CAAGATGCCCAAAACAAGTTCAGCTCCCTACACTCTCAGCACCAGATGCTTAAG AACCAGCACGATGACCTGAAGAAGCAGTTCTACGAGCTCCAGGACCAACACCAGGCCCAGGGCCAAGACCACAGCAAGGTCCTGAATGAACACCAGCAGAAGTTCGACGAGCTGCAACACACCAAGGAGCTGGAGATGGCCAAGCTGAAAG AAAGCGTGTATAATCTGCGGGAGGAGAATAAACAGCTCAGGAAGGCTCATCAAGAGATCCATGTTCAACTTCAGGATACAAGG GTCCAGGTGGATGAGTTTAAGCATCTGAAGGAGAGACTGAATAAAATGCCCAGTGTGAGGGAGCCAGCGGAGAAGCAGCCACCCACAGCGGGTCTGCACATCCACCCGGCCGGGCGTGACCACGTCGCCCCACTCGCCCAGCGCCAAGACGCCGCGGCCCGG ccgcAGCAGCGTGAGGAGAAACCTGTGGAGAACGAGGTGGAGGGGCAGCCGCCCggagctgaggaagaggaggagcacgGTCAGCAAGAGGAAGACCTGCGGCACAACCTGCCCGATGAGAACATGGTGGATCAACACGTCACAGAGAGG GTGGAGGGAGGACGGGTGGAGCTGGAGAAGCCGCTGTATGTACAACAGCAGGAGCAACAACGACTGGCTAAAGAGCGgcagcagagggaggagcaacagcgcagggagagggaggagcaacagcgcagggagagggaggagcaacagcacagggagagggaggagcaacagcacagggagagggaggagcaacagcgcagggagagggaggagcaacagcgcagggagagggaggagcaacAGCGCAGGGGGGCGGAGCTCCGGGAGCAGCAGCTCCGGGAGGACCAGCTCAG AAATGGGCAACGGTTTAACATGGATTCTGGTGTTGTCCATGGAGATGAGGACCCAGAGGCTGAGGGTGATGCAG AGGGAAATGATCTGCACGAAGAAGAGCAGAGGTTTGATGGAGATCAGCATGGGCATCAGGATGAG CACCACATGGAGTCAGAGGTCGATCCAGCAGATGACCCCAACAACCAGGGAGAGGACGAGTTTGAGGAGGCCGAGCAGCAGGTCCACGAGGAAGAGGCCGATGAAGAACACGTCCACCCCGGCCACCGTGACGCAAACCGTGAGCGCAGACATGAGCCTCCAGCAGACGAACAGCTGGTG ATGGCAGGAAATCCAGACCAGCAGGAAGACAACTTGGAAGAGCAGTATCAGGAGGAGGGAGATGAcgag GCTCAGGATGAGTTGGCTGATGATCAGAAAGCAGAGGAGCTTGGGGAACATGAGACAGACCCTTACAACGAGGAGAACGGAGAGCAG gaggaggcggagcctgaaGACCGACAACCCGTCAAAGGGGCCAATGAGGAGGAGAACTacgaagaagaggaggaggaggagccagaggAAGACGGCAATCACAGGGCAGAGATGTGA
- the golim4a gene encoding Golgi integral membrane protein 4a isoform X1 — MGNGACSRKQRKIFQWLLLITVVFGVIYGGMVSYEMHKQLKRTEALALKYQQHQESLSAQLQVVYEHRSRLEKSLQKERVEHKKAKEDFMLFKLEAQQSLSKEKQDAQNKFSSLHSQHQMLKNQHDDLKKQFYELQDQHQAQGQDHSKVLNEHQQKFDELQHTKELEMAKLKESVYNLREENKQLRKAHQEIHVQLQDTRHQHKDLKAAHEQLVLTLEDHKSALAAAQVQVDEFKHLKERLNKMPSVREPAEKQPPTAGLHIHPAGRDHVAPLAQRQDAAARPQQREEKPVENEVEGQPPGAEEEEEHGQQEEDLRHNLPDENMVDQHVTERVEGGRVELEKPLYVQQQEQQRLAKERQQREEQQRREREEQQRREREEQQHREREEQQHREREEQQRREREEQQRREREEQQRRGAELREQQLREDQLRNGQRFNMDSGVVHGDEDPEAEGDAEGNDLHEEEQRFDGDQHGHQDEHHMESEVDPADDPNNQGEDEFEEAEQQVHEEEADEEHVHPGHRDANRERRHEPPADEQLVMAGNPDQQEDNLEEQYQEEGDDEAQDELADDQKAEELGEHETDPYNEENGEQEEAEPEDRQPVKGANEEENYEEEEEEEPEEDGNHRAEM, encoded by the exons ATGGGCAACGGGGCATGCTCCAGGAAACAGCGCAAGATCTTCCAGTGGCTTCTGCTCATCACGGTGGTTTTTGGAGTAATATACGGTGGGATGGTGTCGTACGAAATGCATAAACAACTGAAGAGGACGGAGGCGCTGGCACTGAAGTACCAACAGCACCAAGAATCACTGTCCGCACAGCTTCAAG TTGTGTACGAGCATCGGTCCAGACTGGAGAAATCTCTACAGAAAGAGCGTGTGGAGCACAAGAAAGCCAAAGAAG ACTTCATGCTGTTTAAACTAGAGGCTCAGCAGTCTCTCAGTAAGGAGAAG CAAGATGCCCAAAACAAGTTCAGCTCCCTACACTCTCAGCACCAGATGCTTAAG AACCAGCACGATGACCTGAAGAAGCAGTTCTACGAGCTCCAGGACCAACACCAGGCCCAGGGCCAAGACCACAGCAAGGTCCTGAATGAACACCAGCAGAAGTTCGACGAGCTGCAACACACCAAGGAGCTGGAGATGGCCAAGCTGAAAG AAAGCGTGTATAATCTGCGGGAGGAGAATAAACAGCTCAGGAAGGCTCATCAAGAGATCCATGTTCAACTTCAGGATACAAGG CACCAGCACAAGGACTTAAAAGCAGCCCACGAACAGCTTGTGCTGACCCTGGAGGACCACAAGAGTGCGCTAGCGGCAGCGCAG GTCCAGGTGGATGAGTTTAAGCATCTGAAGGAGAGACTGAATAAAATGCCCAGTGTGAGGGAGCCAGCGGAGAAGCAGCCACCCACAGCGGGTCTGCACATCCACCCGGCCGGGCGTGACCACGTCGCCCCACTCGCCCAGCGCCAAGACGCCGCGGCCCGG ccgcAGCAGCGTGAGGAGAAACCTGTGGAGAACGAGGTGGAGGGGCAGCCGCCCggagctgaggaagaggaggagcacgGTCAGCAAGAGGAAGACCTGCGGCACAACCTGCCCGATGAGAACATGGTGGATCAACACGTCACAGAGAGG GTGGAGGGAGGACGGGTGGAGCTGGAGAAGCCGCTGTATGTACAACAGCAGGAGCAACAACGACTGGCTAAAGAGCGgcagcagagggaggagcaacagcgcagggagagggaggagcaacagcgcagggagagggaggagcaacagcacagggagagggaggagcaacagcacagggagagggaggagcaacagcgcagggagagggaggagcaacagcgcagggagagggaggagcaacAGCGCAGGGGGGCGGAGCTCCGGGAGCAGCAGCTCCGGGAGGACCAGCTCAG AAATGGGCAACGGTTTAACATGGATTCTGGTGTTGTCCATGGAGATGAGGACCCAGAGGCTGAGGGTGATGCAG AGGGAAATGATCTGCACGAAGAAGAGCAGAGGTTTGATGGAGATCAGCATGGGCATCAGGATGAG CACCACATGGAGTCAGAGGTCGATCCAGCAGATGACCCCAACAACCAGGGAGAGGACGAGTTTGAGGAGGCCGAGCAGCAGGTCCACGAGGAAGAGGCCGATGAAGAACACGTCCACCCCGGCCACCGTGACGCAAACCGTGAGCGCAGACATGAGCCTCCAGCAGACGAACAGCTGGTG ATGGCAGGAAATCCAGACCAGCAGGAAGACAACTTGGAAGAGCAGTATCAGGAGGAGGGAGATGAcgag GCTCAGGATGAGTTGGCTGATGATCAGAAAGCAGAGGAGCTTGGGGAACATGAGACAGACCCTTACAACGAGGAGAACGGAGAGCAG gaggaggcggagcctgaaGACCGACAACCCGTCAAAGGGGCCAATGAGGAGGAGAACTacgaagaagaggaggaggaggagccagaggAAGACGGCAATCACAGGGCAGAGATGTGA